The nucleotide sequence CGCGCTGGCGGTGGATGCGGCCCTGAGCATGCAGGAGCAGCTCGAGGCCCTGAATGCGGAAATTGAGGAGAGTTTTGGCATACGGCTGGCCATGGGGGCGGGTATCCATACGGGGCAGGCCTATGTAGGCAACATGGGCTCGGACGATCTGATCAATTACACGCTTATCGGCGACAGCGTTAATCTTGCTTCGCGTCTTGAGGGCCTGTGCAAGCGCTACGGCGTACCTGTGGTTGTCAGCGAGGATACAATGAAGGGCTGTGGGGAGACTTTTGCCTTTGTTCATCTTGATTTGCTGAGGGTCAAGGGTAAAACTCGGCCTGTAAGCATCTACTGGCCCATGCGGCCGGGTATGGATGAAATTTTTCAGCAGGCCATGCCGCAGTGGACAGCCGCCCGCACATGCTACGAGAGGGGCGCGTTTGCCGAGGCAGCGGCGGAGTTTGCCGCTCTGGCGGCGCGGTACTCCGGTGTGCGGCTGTTTGAGCTGTACTGCGAGCGATCACGCATGCTCGCGCAATCGCCGCCCCCGGCATGGGACGGCATCTGGACCATGGAAGATAAGTAGGTCTTTTATACTGTAGAGTTGGGGGGAAATCATGATTCGATACACGTTTGGGCATGGCGCGCTGGCCCTGTGCCTTATCTTGTTGACTGGCACCATGTGCGCGGCCAAGGATGTGGGACAGGTCATTTCCTACAAGGCGGGTGTTACCGCCCAGCGGGAAGGGCAACCTGTTGCGCTGGGCATGAAAAGCCCTGTGGGCGACAGGGATGTGCTGTCCACCGATGCCACAGGCCGGGCGCAAATTCTCTTTGACGACGATACCACGGTTGCTCTTGGCTCCAACACGTCGCTCAGTCTTGAGACCGTTGTGGCCGAAGGCCCCAACCCCGCCTTCAAGGCCAAACTGGGTGAAGGCGTGGCCCGTTTTATAACGGGCAAGATTGTTGAAAAGAACCCTGATGGTTTTTCTGTGGTAACGCCAGACGCAACCGTGGGTATTCGCGGCACTATTTTTTCTGTCAAAGTGAGCGACGGAACCACAATAGTTTATGTGACCAACACAACCAAACAGGTCTTTGTCAACGGGGTGCTGGTTCCTTCCGGCTTCAAGATGTCCCTGCCGCAGGGGGCGGTAAGCCCCATGACGCCAGCTGATACCAATACCATTATGGGCAGCGTGGCAACTCGCAGTTCTGCCCCTGGCAGCCCGGCGCCCCTTGCGCCGCCCTCCACCGCGTCGGTCGGCGTAACTGCGCCCACATCGTTGGCGCAGGCGCCGCTTGTGGCGCAGGCGCAGACCAACCAGCAGGGATTTGGAATAGATACGTTCCGGCATCTCAATAATGCCGTTGTTTCAGGAGTGCTGCAGAACAGTGATCACCTGGATGCAGGTACGTTCAACTTTCACGTCAATCTTGCAAGTGGTATCGTCAGCAACGGAATGATGAAGCCGGATGGTCTGGGCACGCTTACTGGAGGCAATGGATCAATTTCCGGATCTTCCCTGAGCGTGACCAATTTTACGAACCACAACTATAGCGGCAGCATGACTGGTACTGCGGCAACCAGCAGCGGTATATTATCCGTGAACGGCAATTATACAATTTTAGATCGCTCTGATCTGTCAGAAGTCAGATCTGCTCAATTTTACGGAAGCCAGCACAATTAGGGGAACTGAGGCATGAAATTTTGCGTCTCAATCAACCCCGCTGTGCAGTTTTTTGCTTTGCTGCCCCTTCTCTTGCTGTTGGGCTGCTCATCAGCCATGGCGGCGGAGGATTCGCCCGCTCTGCGTACGGCTGTTGGCTCTGCCAAGGCCGACGCTGCAGCGCTCATGCAACAGGGCAAGTACGCGTCGGCCTACGAAATGTATATGCGCCTGCTGCGCGAAACCCCGGATGATGACGAAGTCAACCTTAACCTTGCCCGCACCTCCATGCATACAGGGCGTTACAACCAGGCTGTGATGGCCTATGAGCGGCTTACGGAAAAATATCCCAGCGAACCTGTGCTCTTTGGCGAGCTGGCCCAGGCCTACATGGCGCTTGAAGACCGCCGGAGCGCGGAAAGCGCCATGGCTACAGCGCTCGCCCTTAACCCCAATATCAACAAGGCCGACAGCGACAGGTTGCTCGACTCGCTCGAAAAGCGCTACGAGCACTGGCAGATACACGGCAAGGTGCGCAGCGGTCTGCTGTACGATTCAAACGCCACCTTTGGCCCTGCAAGTACGAGCATGGATCTTGGTTCATGGCGCATTGACGTGCCGGATTCCGGGGCTAAAAGCACATTTGGCGCGTATCTTGGCAGTAATCTTGATGTCGCCTGGAAGGCCGAGCGCGACACCCCCTGGTGGGTCGTGGGCGATGTGCAGGGGCTTGCGCGCGGCAACGGCAATGCCTCGCTAGACAACGTGCACAGCCGCACTTCGGAGTGGGGCAGGGCCGCAGCGGGCTTTCGCCATCTTACGCCCACAACCATGCTGGACGTGCGGTTTAAAAGCGAGGTTTTTGACTACCAGTGGTACCAAAACGTCTCTGCCTCCGGCACGGAAGCTACCTGGCTGTGGGCTGTAACCCCCGCGTGGCACCTGATTACGCGCGGAACCCTTGATTCGCGCGCCTATTCAAGAGACGGCGACCGTAACGGTGCGTACTGGACGCTGGGGCAGTACGTGCGCCGCTATTTTGGCGAGAGCAACCACGAGATAATGCTGGGTGTGAGCTACCTTGGCGGCAATACGCCTGAGAAGGCCGACTATTGCTATACCGGCATTGAAACCAGCGCTCGGGTGGTCTTTAAGCTGCCCAAGGATTTTGAGTTGTCGCCCTTCGTTTCTTTTGAAAAAGACTGGTATAACGGCCCGGCCACCGCGCTGGAAACCTCAAACCGCCTTGACCAGAAGTGGCGCACAGGCGCTGCGCTCACATGGCGCGTTACCGAGGCCTGGTCTGTGGAAACGTCGTACCAGTACACGCACAACGCCTCTGAAAGCGCGATCTACAGGTTTGACCAGTCGCTGGTTTCACTTGGGGTTGCCTGGTCATTTTAGCCCGGCATATGACGCGCGCCAGCGAGCCTTGATGATCGCAGCGCGGCGGGCTGTCTGTGCGTCTGCCCTGGTAAGGGGCGGGCGCACTTTTTTTGCGAATAACGCACTGCTTTTTTGCACAGTAAAAAATGGCAGTGCCACAAGCCGGATAGGTTTGGCTGGCAACCGCCAAACCAGCATTAAGGGGCTACAAAGCTATCAGGGTGAACAATAGAGAGGACGTCCCGGCAATTGCCGTCGTATGGCTATTGCGACGCAATAAACAGGCCCCACCGGCAGATATATGGGCAGGCGGGCAAAAAATGTCAAAACCGGTCAGTTTTGTCTGCAATGTGCAGAAAAACTGACCGGTTTTTGGTTACGCAGAAATGTTACGGATTGGTAAGTCAAAAAACCGTCTGCGCGTGCCAGACTTAGCGGGCGCAAAGGCGCTCGGCCGGAATGATGACAAAGTTGTTGGCTTTGAGCACTTCAATGGCCTGATCGATCTTGTCGAAGCGAAAGATCATAACGGCGCTTTCGGCTTCGCGCTGCACAAAGGCGTACATGTATTCCACGTTGATGCCGTTTTTTGAAACGGTTTGCAGCACAGAATCAAGACCGCCGGGAGTGTCGGGAACCTCCACAGCCACCACCGTTGTGCGGCCAAGGGTGAAGCCTTTATCTTTCAGCACGACCTTGGCTTTTTCATGATCGCACACAATCATGCGCAGGATGCCAAAGTCAGAGGTGTCGGCCAGCGACAGAGCGCGTATATTGATGCCTGCCTCGGCCAGGGTGTGCGTAACCTCGGCCAGACGTCCGGCCCGGTTTTCCAGAAATACAGAGAGCTGTTCCGTTTTCATGACAAATCCTTTGAGTTCGTCAGGCGGGTTTAGGCCTTGTGATTGGGATCGTCAGAGGACGTGGGCTGTTTTTTGTCCTTGGGAGTAATGTCGATTTCATCCGGTTCGGACGACGCGCGGCGAAAGTTGCGGATTGCCCTGCCAAGCCCACCACCGATTTCCGGCAACTTGTTAGACCCGAAAAGAAGCAAAACAACAACCAGTAAAAGCAACAATTCAGGCATGCTTACGCCGAACATGCGGGGAGCCTCCGTTGAGAGTTGGGCAAATAATGCAAATTACACCTTAAAGATAAGCCCTGCGGAACACGAGGTCAAGGTTAATCCTGAAGCCAGCCAGTGGCTCATGGCCTCCGCCGCGGGCAGGCACGGCTGTGCCTGGGCGGCCTATTTGCCCATGGCGTTCATAAAGTCTTTGTTGGACTTGGTAGCGCGCATTTTGTCGAGCAAAAATTCCATGCTGTCGATGGACGACATGGGGGCAAGAATCTTGCGCAGAATCCACACGCGGTTGAGCACGTCGTCGGCCAGCAGCAGGTCTTCCTTGCGCGTACCGGTGCGGTTGATGTCGATGGCGGGGAAAACACGCTTTTCCGACAGATGACGGTCGAGGTATATTTCCATATTGCCGGTACCCTTGAACTCTTCAAAGATAACTTCGTCCATGCGGGAGCCCGTGTCGATAAGGGCCGTTGCAATGATGGTAAGGCTGCCGCCTTCTTCAATATTGCGGGCCGCGCCAAAAAAGCGCTTGGGCCGCTGCAGGGCGTTGGCGTCAAGACCGCCGGAAAGCACGCGGCCTGACGAAGGGGTAACCGCGTTGTAGGCGCGCCCCAGACGAGTGATGGAGTCGAGCAGGATGACCACGTCGCGCTTGCGTTCCACAAGGCGCTTGGCCTTTTCGAGCACCATTTCGCACACCTGCACATGGCGCTGCGGAGGCTCGTCAAAGGTGGAGCTGATAACTTCGGCCTTTTTGACCGTGCGCTCCATGTCGGTGACTTCTTCGGGGCGCTCGTCGATTAGCAGCACAATAAGGTAAACATCGGGGTTGTTGGCGTTGATGGCATTGGCCAGCGCCTGCAGCAACATGGTTTTACCGGTGCGGGGCGGCGCCACGATAAGGCCGCGCTGACCGCAGCCAATGGGGGCCATGATGTCGATAACCCGGTTGGAAAGGTTTTTTTCGCCATTTTCCATGACGAGCTGGCGATCGGGGTAGATAGGGGTGAGGTTATCGAAAAGAACGAGGTTTTTGGCGTGCTCCGGCGGTTCAAAGCCGATCTCGGTAACCTTGAGCAGGGCAAAGTAGCGTTCGCCCTCCTTGGGCGGGCGTATCTGCCCCGAAACAATATCACCCTTGCGCAAAGAGAAACGTCTAATCTGCGATGGCGATACATAGATATCGTCCGGGCCGGGCATGTAGCTGCACAGCGGCGACCGCAAAAAGCCAAAACCATCGGGCAGGATTTCGAGCACACCATCGCCGTAGATGGAGCCATTTTGCGAGGCGCAGGTAGAAAGCAGTGCAAAAATGAGCTCCTGCTTGCGCATGGAACTGGCATTTTCAATTTCATACTGCTCAGCCAGCTCCATGAGTTCTTGCATGCTACGCGTCTTCAGATCCGTGAGGCTTAAGGCGCTGTCGGTCAACAGTGTGGAAGTAGCTTTCTTTTTACGCATAACAGTCCGATATTTTGATAATACACAGGGTAACACTTACAGTATTTGTATACTGTAGTGTGGTAGGCGGATGATATTGGGAACAAAAAAGATGTGTGAAATTGCGATTAGCCCATCTTTTCAGTAATGGCAAGGAAAAAATGCGTTACAGCCCACAAAAAAGTTGGTCATGGTTCCAGAGCGCTAGCTGACAGGTTCCTGCGGGGCTGGCGGCGGGGCATAAATTTCAAGCAGCTCGTCGCGTACTTTGCCTTCTTCGACGTCCAGAACTTCAGACAATTCGCCGGTAACAAGGCCCATGGCCTGCTCCTGAAGGCGTCGCTCGCCGAACGAAAGCTCCTTGCTGCGGCCTATCAGCAGCAGCTCGCGCAGCACTTCGGCTACCGTGGCAAGGCTGGGGCTTTTGAGTCGCTCGGAATATTCGCGAAAACGGCGGTTCCAGTTCTGGCCGGTGTAGACGGCCTTGCCCGAGTCGTTGCGCAACGATTCGAGTATGGCTTCCGCCTCGTCCTTTGGGGTAAGCATGCGCAGGCCCACATGGGCTGCATTGTTCACCGGAACCATCAACGTAACGTTGTTTGCCCGTATGCGCACAATATAGAGCTCGCAGACAAGACCCCCAACGGTTTTGCTGTCTATGCGTTCTATTTTGCCCACACCTTGGGCAGGGTAAACAACGAGATCGTCCGAAGTGAACATGATGCCACCAACACGCCCCATAAGGGGCGCAACTAAACGAGACCTGGAGCGATTTAGCTGGAAGTCGCGAATTAACTGAAAAATAGGAAGAGTCTGAAACCAACTCTTCAAAGACCTTAGTCCAAGAATGGGCAAGAGTCCAGTTGAAAAAGCATTTTGCTCATATTCATGCAGAGTGCCGCCGCGTAGTAAAAAACGAACTCGTGCGCACTGCAGTTTTGTCAGGGTTGCAGCGCGTTGGGGCGCATTGTTGCCGCAATCACACTCGGTACAGTAGTAATTTGCATGCGCTGCGACGGCCCCGGTAAATGTCAGGCTGTTTTTCGTGAGGCCCTGACCGCGCTTTCCAGTCCTTTATCCGCAAAGGCAAACAGCGTCTCCGCTGCCTGCGCCATGGACTTTTGGATATTTTGCGCATCTTCGCCCTCGGGGCGGCCCAGCACCCAGTTGGTCACATCGCCCTTGTGCGGTGGGCGGCCAATGCCCATACGCAGGCGGTAAAAATCGGGCGTGCCCAAAAGTTCGGTGATGGATTTGAGCCCGTTGTGGCCGGCATTGCCGCCCCCAAGTTTGAACCGAAGCTCGCCGGCGGGGATATCCAGCTCGTCGTGCACCACCACCATGTCTTGCGGCTTGAGTTTGTGCCAGGCAAGCAGGGGCTGCACGCACTGGCCGCTCAGGTTCATAAAGGTCTGAGGCTTGGCCGCAAGCCAGCAGCCCCCGAGCTCTGGCAGGCGCAGACGCCACAGCTCGCACGAAAACTTGCCCCCGTTTTGCTGGCTGGCCTCCCCCTCGCGGCTGGCAAGATCCACAAGGTACGAAACAAATTCAAAGCCGCAATTATGGCGGGTGTGGTCATATTTAGCGCCGGGGTTGCCCAGTCCGACGATTACGCCTTTATAGTCCATCAAATGCGCCTCCAGACGCGATAGAGCTGCGTTCAAGCCGCAGCGGCAGCTTGAGCCCCGCGCAAACGGCAGCGGCGGTGCAGGCCATAAAACGGCAGAGCGGGGGATTCATGGCCGCCAGATGTCCTCCTCCGGCAAGCCACACCAGACGTTTTGACGGGGCTTCAAGAGCGTCAAAGGTCGCCTGAATGACTGCGGGGGTAAACAGGGCGTCGTTGCGCGCACTGAAAAGGCACACAGGGCAGCCCAACTTGTGGGACAAC is from Desulfovibrio desulfuricans and encodes:
- a CDS encoding FecR family protein, which encodes MIRYTFGHGALALCLILLTGTMCAAKDVGQVISYKAGVTAQREGQPVALGMKSPVGDRDVLSTDATGRAQILFDDDTTVALGSNTSLSLETVVAEGPNPAFKAKLGEGVARFITGKIVEKNPDGFSVVTPDATVGIRGTIFSVKVSDGTTIVYVTNTTKQVFVNGVLVPSGFKMSLPQGAVSPMTPADTNTIMGSVATRSSAPGSPAPLAPPSTASVGVTAPTSLAQAPLVAQAQTNQQGFGIDTFRHLNNAVVSGVLQNSDHLDAGTFNFHVNLASGIVSNGMMKPDGLGTLTGGNGSISGSSLSVTNFTNHNYSGSMTGTAATSSGILSVNGNYTILDRSDLSEVRSAQFYGSQHN
- a CDS encoding tetratricopeptide repeat protein; its protein translation is MKFCVSINPAVQFFALLPLLLLLGCSSAMAAEDSPALRTAVGSAKADAAALMQQGKYASAYEMYMRLLRETPDDDEVNLNLARTSMHTGRYNQAVMAYERLTEKYPSEPVLFGELAQAYMALEDRRSAESAMATALALNPNINKADSDRLLDSLEKRYEHWQIHGKVRSGLLYDSNATFGPASTSMDLGSWRIDVPDSGAKSTFGAYLGSNLDVAWKAERDTPWWVVGDVQGLARGNGNASLDNVHSRTSEWGRAAAGFRHLTPTTMLDVRFKSEVFDYQWYQNVSASGTEATWLWAVTPAWHLITRGTLDSRAYSRDGDRNGAYWTLGQYVRRYFGESNHEIMLGVSYLGGNTPEKADYCYTGIETSARVVFKLPKDFELSPFVSFEKDWYNGPATALETSNRLDQKWRTGAALTWRVTEAWSVETSYQYTHNASESAIYRFDQSLVSLGVAWSF
- a CDS encoding ACT domain-containing protein, encoding MKTEQLSVFLENRAGRLAEVTHTLAEAGINIRALSLADTSDFGILRMIVCDHEKAKVVLKDKGFTLGRTTVVAVEVPDTPGGLDSVLQTVSKNGINVEYMYAFVQREAESAVMIFRFDKIDQAIEVLKANNFVIIPAERLCAR
- a CDS encoding twin-arginine translocase TatA/TatE family subunit produces the protein MFGVSMPELLLLLVVVLLLFGSNKLPEIGGGLGRAIRNFRRASSEPDEIDITPKDKKQPTSSDDPNHKA
- the rho gene encoding transcription termination factor Rho; the protein is MRKKKATSTLLTDSALSLTDLKTRSMQELMELAEQYEIENASSMRKQELIFALLSTCASQNGSIYGDGVLEILPDGFGFLRSPLCSYMPGPDDIYVSPSQIRRFSLRKGDIVSGQIRPPKEGERYFALLKVTEIGFEPPEHAKNLVLFDNLTPIYPDRQLVMENGEKNLSNRVIDIMAPIGCGQRGLIVAPPRTGKTMLLQALANAINANNPDVYLIVLLIDERPEEVTDMERTVKKAEVISSTFDEPPQRHVQVCEMVLEKAKRLVERKRDVVILLDSITRLGRAYNAVTPSSGRVLSGGLDANALQRPKRFFGAARNIEEGGSLTIIATALIDTGSRMDEVIFEEFKGTGNMEIYLDRHLSEKRVFPAIDINRTGTRKEDLLLADDVLNRVWILRKILAPMSSIDSMEFLLDKMRATKSNKDFMNAMGK
- a CDS encoding CarD family transcriptional regulator, yielding MFTSDDLVVYPAQGVGKIERIDSKTVGGLVCELYIVRIRANNVTLMVPVNNAAHVGLRMLTPKDEAEAILESLRNDSGKAVYTGQNWNRRFREYSERLKSPSLATVAEVLRELLLIGRSKELSFGERRLQEQAMGLVTGELSEVLDVEEGKVRDELLEIYAPPPAPQEPVS
- the pth gene encoding aminoacyl-tRNA hydrolase, producing MDYKGVIVGLGNPGAKYDHTRHNCGFEFVSYLVDLASREGEASQQNGGKFSCELWRLRLPELGGCWLAAKPQTFMNLSGQCVQPLLAWHKLKPQDMVVVHDELDIPAGELRFKLGGGNAGHNGLKSITELLGTPDFYRLRMGIGRPPHKGDVTNWVLGRPEGEDAQNIQKSMAQAAETLFAFADKGLESAVRASRKTA